The DNA region CATAGGTCCAGTTCGTGATTTGACAACTACATCTCAGTTTACATGAAATACAGAGCAAATGCACCGATTGAGAGTGCCTGGGGCGTGTAGTCTTTTTGGTCAATCAATGATAAACTGAAAGAAGGCATGTTATTACATGAGGATTTTGCAGAAAATGAATCATTTGGCCATTCCAACAAGATGACAACTGGTGCATAACATATAAATTGTTTTTCAATGAGAGCTAGTTTACCTTCCCGATCAACAGGAGGTTATCCAAGGACATGCAGGATCGTACGGGACAGAAAAGCCGCCTTCGTTCCAAGCTCAGGCAAAGCCGTGATCTGATGGATGGAAGCATGCGTCAACAGGTGATGACTGAGATTCAGGTGGTGACGAAGCGGGAGCTGGGGCGCCTTAGGCGAGACAAATGGAAGCTGGAGAACAAACCTCTCGTTCTATTCAGCTATTTGTCTTATGGAAGCGAAGCATCGACGGCCTTTTTGTTTGAAGAGGGCTGGAAGCATGGAGATCTGATGCTCGCTCCGAAAGTGCTGGCCAATCCGGCTCGTATGGAATTACGGCGAGTGAACGGGGAGCAGGATATTGAGCCGGGAATATGGGGTATACCTGAACCCAAGGATTCCTGTGAAGTGCTGCAATCTGAATGCTGGCCGGATATTGATCTTGTCGTAGTACCCGGGCTGGGATATGACCTTCATGGTGGACGCATTGGCTATGGGGGCGGTTATTATGATCGCTTTGCCGAGACACTTGCAGCAACATGTGCAACAACCGGCAAAAGACCATTGATGGCTTCATTCATATTGCC from Paenibacillus sp. JNUCC-31 includes:
- a CDS encoding 5-formyltetrahydrofolate cyclo-ligase; this translates as MQDRTGQKSRLRSKLRQSRDLMDGSMRQQVMTEIQVVTKRELGRLRRDKWKLENKPLVLFSYLSYGSEASTAFLFEEGWKHGDLMLAPKVLANPARMELRRVNGEQDIEPGIWGIPEPKDSCEVLQSECWPDIDLVVVPGLGYDLHGGRIGYGGGYYDRFAETLAATCATTGKRPLMASFILPGQLQDEIPMDPLDLRLDLLLTTEGIVHIE